A window from Hymenobacter volaticus encodes these proteins:
- a CDS encoding SDR family oxidoreductase gives METKPTTLPPQAQDQQPGIEQEMTPRPEYIRPGYKGSDKLQGKVALITGGDSGIGRSIAVHFAREGADVAFVYLPTEEQDAYETRQLVEQEGRRCLTLPGDLRDPQFCQSIVDQVVQELGGLNILINNAAEQFVSTDLTELSDQQFEDTFQVNFFSFVRVTRAALTHLKEGDSIINTSSINAYRGNQQLVDYTSTKGAITAFTRSMAQQLAEKKIRVNSVAPGPIWTPLIPASFPPDKVASFGKDTTMKRPGQPSEVGPCYVFLASDDATYITGQALHPNGGEILNT, from the coding sequence ATGGAAACGAAACCAACCACGTTGCCACCCCAAGCGCAAGACCAGCAACCCGGCATTGAGCAAGAAATGACCCCGCGGCCCGAGTATATCCGCCCTGGCTACAAAGGCAGCGACAAACTACAAGGTAAAGTTGCGCTTATCACCGGTGGCGACTCCGGCATCGGGCGCTCAATAGCAGTACACTTTGCCCGTGAAGGAGCCGATGTGGCTTTTGTATACCTCCCCACAGAAGAACAAGATGCCTACGAAACTCGGCAGCTAGTAGAACAAGAAGGCCGTCGGTGCCTTACGTTACCCGGTGACCTGCGCGATCCGCAATTCTGTCAGTCTATCGTCGATCAGGTGGTACAGGAGTTAGGTGGGTTAAATATCTTAATCAACAATGCTGCCGAGCAGTTTGTGAGCACCGACCTAACGGAACTATCTGACCAGCAGTTTGAAGATACCTTCCAAGTAAATTTCTTTTCGTTTGTACGCGTAACCCGCGCAGCATTAACTCACCTCAAGGAAGGCGATTCCATTATTAATACATCGTCGATCAACGCTTACCGCGGCAATCAGCAACTCGTGGATTACACGTCCACTAAAGGGGCCATTACAGCCTTCACCCGCTCAATGGCGCAGCAACTCGCTGAAAAGAAAATCCGCGTCAACAGCGTAGCTCCTGGCCCCATCTGGACCCCGCTCATTCCGGCCAGCTTCCCACCCGACAAAGTGGCTTCTTTCGGTAAGGATACTACCATGAAGCGCCCCGGCCAGCCTTCCGAAGTAGGCCCTTGCTACGTGTTCTTGGCGTCCGATGATGCCACGTACATCACCGGCCAAGCCTTGCACCCCAACGGCGGCGAAATCCTGAATACATAA
- the icd gene encoding NADP-dependent isocitrate dehydrogenase — translation MAEQKITIKNGKLNVPDQPTIPFIEGDGTGPDIWAASVRVFDAAVEKAYGGSRKLVWKEVLAGEKSFKQTNNWLPNETLDAFREYLVGIKGPLTTPVGGGIRSLNVALRQELDLYACVRPVRWFEGVPSPVKQPNLTDMVIFRENTEDIYAGIEYMNGTPQAQKMLEFLQDEMGVKKIRFPETSSFGIKPVSKEGTERLVRAAILYAIEHKKPSVTIVHKGNIMKFTEGAFKTWGYELAEREFGDKVYTWSQYDRVLAKQGQEVADAQQKAALDGGKILIKDSIADAFLQQILLRPAEYSVVATLNLNGDYISDALAAIVGGIGIAPGANINYITGHAIFEATHGTAPKYAGQDKVNPGSVILSGAMMLEHMGWQEAADLIYKGLEAAIASKRVTYDFERLMEGATLLKCSEFGDEIIKDM, via the coding sequence ATGGCAGAACAGAAAATCACCATCAAAAACGGTAAGCTGAATGTACCCGACCAGCCAACCATCCCTTTTATCGAAGGCGACGGTACGGGTCCGGACATCTGGGCGGCCTCTGTGCGAGTATTTGACGCGGCTGTAGAAAAAGCTTACGGTGGTTCGCGGAAGCTGGTGTGGAAAGAAGTATTGGCCGGTGAGAAATCTTTCAAGCAAACCAACAACTGGCTGCCTAATGAAACCCTTGACGCTTTCCGTGAATACTTGGTAGGCATCAAAGGTCCTCTGACTACCCCCGTAGGTGGCGGTATCCGCTCTCTGAACGTAGCCCTGCGCCAAGAACTCGACCTCTACGCCTGCGTACGCCCCGTACGGTGGTTCGAGGGTGTTCCTTCGCCAGTAAAGCAGCCCAACTTAACTGATATGGTGATCTTCCGCGAGAACACGGAGGATATTTATGCTGGCATCGAGTACATGAACGGCACGCCGCAGGCGCAGAAGATGCTGGAATTCCTGCAGGACGAGATGGGCGTGAAGAAAATCCGCTTCCCCGAAACGTCTTCGTTCGGCATCAAGCCCGTTTCGAAAGAGGGTACGGAGCGTTTGGTGCGCGCGGCTATCCTTTATGCTATTGAGCACAAAAAGCCTTCGGTAACCATCGTGCACAAAGGCAACATCATGAAGTTCACGGAAGGCGCCTTCAAAACGTGGGGCTACGAGTTAGCCGAGCGCGAGTTTGGCGACAAAGTATATACGTGGAGCCAGTACGACCGGGTACTTGCCAAGCAGGGCCAAGAAGTGGCTGATGCACAGCAGAAAGCAGCGCTAGACGGCGGCAAGATCCTGATCAAAGACAGCATTGCAGATGCGTTCCTGCAACAAATCCTGCTCCGCCCCGCCGAGTACTCGGTTGTAGCTACCCTAAACCTGAACGGCGACTATATCTCCGATGCGCTAGCTGCCATTGTAGGCGGTATTGGTATCGCACCCGGTGCCAATATCAACTACATAACCGGCCACGCCATTTTCGAAGCTACCCACGGCACCGCGCCCAAGTACGCCGGCCAGGACAAAGTAAACCCCGGTTCGGTTATCCTTTCCGGTGCCATGATGCTCGAGCACATGGGCTGGCAAGAAGCCGCCGACCTCATCTACAAAGGTCTAGAAGCCGCTATTGCCTCAAAGCGCGTTACCTATGACTTCGAGCGTCTAATGGAAGGAGCTACTCTTCTGAAATGCAGCGAGTTCGGTGACGAAATCATCAAGGATATGTAG
- a CDS encoding insulinase family protein, protein MRDLLLAQLDKVKKGDFPEWLIPAIVNNEKLQRTKSYESNEARAGAFVAAFVARQDWKDYLKQVDDFATISKEEVMRVANQYYGLGYAVVYKRTGKDPNTVKVVKPAITPVPVNREVASDFYKQVTSLASPELQPVFLDYKKDIQETKLASGIPVFYTRNTENNLFNLYYVLDLGTNNDPKLGLAADYLQYLGTGKYNAAQLQQEFYKLGCSFAVSSGQDRIFVSLSGLDSNMEPALQLFEALLAAPTPDAAALKNMVAGVLKSRQDAKLNKQVILSQAMVNFAKYGPKNPFTSQLSEKELKALKPEQLTALIQKIPTYEHRVLYYGPRHMLSGHANFAGMPDESLRGVQGVLSKLHKTPVKLTPVPANKDFAEQPMNSRKVYWVGYNTVQAEILFLSKGPVYDKSIVPTTSLYNEYFGGSMGSIVFQELRESKALAYSASSRFANADKAGRSSYNLSYIGTQSDKLPEAMAGMNSLLNDMPVAEANLQIAKNAIRNSIATERITKSDILFSYERAKRLGLDYDLRRDVYEQTPNMSFADLQKFQQARVKGQNQTILVIGSKDRLNFKELAKYGQLQQLTLKEIFGY, encoded by the coding sequence GTGCGCGACCTGCTGCTCGCGCAGCTAGACAAAGTGAAGAAAGGCGACTTTCCGGAATGGCTGATTCCGGCCATCGTCAACAACGAGAAGTTGCAGCGCACCAAGAGCTACGAAAGCAACGAGGCCCGCGCCGGTGCCTTTGTAGCGGCGTTTGTGGCCCGCCAAGACTGGAAAGACTACCTCAAGCAGGTCGACGACTTCGCTACTATCAGCAAAGAAGAAGTGATGCGCGTGGCCAACCAGTACTACGGTCTCGGTTACGCCGTGGTATATAAGCGCACTGGCAAAGATCCAAACACGGTGAAAGTGGTAAAACCTGCTATTACGCCGGTGCCCGTGAACCGCGAAGTAGCTTCTGATTTCTACAAGCAGGTGACAAGCCTTGCCTCGCCGGAATTGCAACCCGTGTTCCTCGATTATAAAAAGGACATTCAGGAAACCAAGCTGGCGTCGGGCATCCCGGTATTCTATACCCGCAACACCGAAAACAACCTTTTCAATCTGTACTATGTGCTCGACCTGGGCACGAATAATGACCCTAAGCTTGGCCTCGCCGCCGACTACCTGCAGTACCTTGGCACAGGCAAGTATAACGCAGCGCAGCTGCAACAGGAATTCTATAAGCTCGGCTGCTCCTTCGCCGTGAGTAGCGGTCAAGACCGAATTTTCGTTAGTCTTAGTGGCCTCGACAGCAACATGGAGCCCGCGTTGCAGCTTTTCGAAGCTTTGCTTGCGGCTCCCACTCCGGATGCGGCGGCTCTCAAGAACATGGTGGCTGGCGTGCTGAAGTCGCGCCAGGATGCCAAGCTCAACAAGCAAGTGATTCTGAGCCAAGCGATGGTCAACTTCGCCAAGTACGGCCCCAAGAATCCTTTTACCAGCCAGCTCAGCGAGAAAGAACTGAAGGCTTTGAAACCAGAACAACTGACCGCCCTTATTCAAAAGATCCCGACGTATGAGCATCGGGTACTGTATTATGGGCCACGCCATATGCTCTCAGGCCACGCCAACTTTGCTGGTATGCCTGATGAATCTTTGCGTGGTGTACAAGGAGTCCTAAGTAAACTGCACAAGACGCCCGTCAAGCTCACCCCGGTACCCGCCAACAAGGACTTCGCCGAGCAACCCATGAACTCGCGCAAAGTGTATTGGGTGGGCTACAACACGGTCCAGGCGGAAATCCTGTTCTTGTCGAAAGGACCAGTATACGATAAGTCGATTGTACCGACGACCAGCCTCTACAACGAGTACTTTGGCGGTAGCATGGGCAGCATCGTGTTTCAGGAGTTGCGCGAGTCGAAAGCGCTGGCGTATTCGGCTTCTTCGCGCTTCGCTAACGCCGACAAGGCGGGCCGTAGCAGCTATAACCTAAGCTACATCGGTACGCAGTCCGACAAGTTGCCGGAGGCCATGGCGGGCATGAATTCCTTGCTCAACGATATGCCAGTAGCCGAAGCCAACTTGCAAATCGCGAAAAATGCCATCCGTAACAGCATTGCAACGGAGCGTATTACCAAGTCGGACATCCTGTTCAGCTACGAGCGGGCCAAGCGTCTAGGCCTTGACTATGACCTGCGCCGCGACGTGTACGAGCAAACGCCGAACATGAGCTTCGCCGACTTGCAGAAGTTTCAGCAAGCGCGGGTGAAAGGCCAGAACCAGACCATTCTGGTAATTGGCTCCAAAGACCGTCTCAATTTCAAGGAGCTAGCGAAATATGGCCAGCTCCAGCAACTCACGCTGAAAGAAATTTTCGGCTATTGA
- a CDS encoding M16 family metallopeptidase, translating to MKKPFLLLIPALATFGLTQCQTSKPTATAAATAPATAPAPAQQKEYKYQTVEGDPLKARIYTLDNGLTVYLSDYDDAPRIQTYLAVRAGSKNDPATATGLAHYLEHMVFKGTSKLGSQNWTAEKPELDKIEALYEQYRSQRNDPAARKRTYHQIDSISSVAAKYAVANEYDKVMGAIGAKGSNAYTSVEQTVYQEDIPSNQIEKWAAIQSERLGEMVPRLFHTELEAVYEEKNSGLDNDFLKEYEALNRSLYQKHQYGTQTTIGTIEHLQNPSITEIKRYFEKYYVPNNVALCLSGDLDYDQTIRIIDQYFGKLPNKPVAAFTPAQEAPLTAPLVKEVIGPDAENVMLGFRFPGTTSREALVLRMVDKILSNGQAGLIDLNLNQKQTVLQAASFTDINNDYSSHILYATPRQGRSWSKCATCCSRS from the coding sequence GTGAAAAAACCCTTTCTGCTTCTGATTCCAGCCCTGGCGACCTTCGGTCTTACGCAATGCCAAACAAGTAAGCCCACCGCTACAGCAGCCGCCACGGCACCAGCTACCGCCCCGGCTCCGGCACAGCAGAAAGAGTATAAGTACCAGACTGTGGAGGGCGACCCGCTCAAGGCGCGCATCTATACCCTCGACAACGGCCTCACTGTTTATCTCTCCGATTACGACGATGCGCCGCGCATCCAAACGTATCTGGCGGTGCGCGCCGGCTCCAAGAATGACCCTGCTACGGCCACTGGCCTCGCGCACTACTTGGAGCACATGGTGTTCAAGGGCACTTCGAAGCTAGGAAGTCAGAATTGGACTGCTGAAAAGCCTGAGCTCGACAAGATTGAAGCGCTGTACGAGCAGTACCGCAGTCAGCGCAACGACCCTGCTGCCCGCAAGCGCACCTACCACCAAATCGATTCGATATCGAGTGTAGCGGCCAAGTACGCTGTAGCCAATGAGTACGACAAGGTAATGGGCGCTATCGGAGCCAAAGGCTCCAACGCTTACACGTCGGTGGAGCAGACAGTGTATCAGGAAGATATTCCGAGCAACCAGATCGAGAAGTGGGCCGCTATCCAGAGCGAACGACTCGGCGAGATGGTGCCGCGCTTGTTTCACACAGAGCTAGAGGCAGTATACGAAGAGAAAAACAGCGGCCTCGACAACGACTTTTTAAAGGAATACGAAGCTCTAAATCGTAGTCTTTATCAGAAGCACCAGTACGGAACCCAAACCACCATTGGCACCATCGAGCACCTGCAAAATCCGTCTATTACGGAGATTAAGCGGTATTTCGAGAAGTACTACGTGCCCAACAACGTGGCCTTGTGCTTGAGCGGCGACCTGGACTACGACCAGACCATTCGCATCATCGACCAATACTTTGGCAAGCTGCCAAACAAGCCCGTAGCGGCTTTCACGCCCGCGCAAGAAGCACCGCTCACGGCGCCGCTGGTGAAAGAAGTAATTGGGCCCGATGCAGAAAATGTGATGCTTGGCTTCCGTTTTCCCGGCACTACCTCACGGGAGGCGCTGGTGCTGCGCATGGTCGACAAAATACTGAGCAACGGCCAAGCTGGTCTTATTGACCTCAATCTGAACCAGAAGCAGACAGTACTGCAAGCCGCCTCATTTACGGACATCAACAACGACTATTCCTCACACATTCTGTATGCTACGCCGCGTCAGGGCAGAAGCTGGAGCAAGTGCGCGACCTGCTGCTCGCGCAGCTAG
- the dnaX gene encoding DNA polymerase III subunit gamma/tau yields MENFVVSARKYRPATFRSVVGQQHVTTTLQNAISSQHLAQAFLFCGPRGVGKTTCARILAKTINCEFVEEHVRKGRAVSELLQAQPDIVPDALQQATDPDNTPFELEACGKCSSCRAFQENASFNVHELDAASNNSVEDIRSLVEQVRYAPQQGRFKVYIIDEVHMLSNAAFNAFLKTLEEPPGYAIFILATTERHKIIPTILSRCQIFDFNRIRVDDIRSHLRYVATQEHIQAEDDALHLLAQKADGGLRDALSMFDQMVTFSGHDLTYKDVVQNLHILDYEYYFRLVDALLSENLSATLLLLDEVMQNGFDLHNFVVGAAEHLRGLLVCKDPVTVQLLEVSDNLRNRYVQQAQAAPLSFLLSALNLVSLCDREFKQAKNQRLHVELTLMKLAYLNGAVQFARDLGAGPAASSNGSTKSSSDNGEAKKKSSVAAADAPTPVAAAPVASNGQLVAEGTAEAAVSYNSSNSAARAKDTVAPAAPAVAASLLATPHSAPADPEPIVPIESGVEELHDTPSIEDETATEVPATSRLRDTVPHVEIGKPSIAGHEPGQMPVTAAPLPPGLVCRSWENLWD; encoded by the coding sequence ATGGAAAATTTCGTCGTTTCGGCCCGTAAATACCGTCCAGCCACGTTTAGAAGCGTGGTAGGACAACAGCACGTTACCACCACGTTGCAAAACGCCATTTCCAGCCAGCATCTGGCGCAGGCGTTTCTGTTTTGCGGCCCACGGGGGGTGGGCAAAACCACGTGTGCCCGCATTCTAGCCAAAACCATCAACTGCGAGTTCGTAGAAGAACACGTGCGCAAAGGCCGCGCCGTATCGGAGCTACTCCAGGCCCAGCCCGACATCGTACCCGACGCGCTACAACAAGCCACTGACCCCGACAATACGCCCTTTGAATTAGAGGCCTGCGGCAAATGCTCGTCGTGCCGCGCCTTCCAGGAAAACGCCTCGTTCAACGTACACGAGTTAGACGCCGCCTCCAATAACTCGGTGGAAGATATTCGCAGCCTGGTCGAGCAGGTACGCTACGCTCCGCAGCAAGGCCGCTTCAAGGTGTATATCATCGACGAGGTGCACATGCTCTCGAATGCTGCTTTCAACGCCTTTCTGAAGACGCTGGAAGAGCCGCCAGGCTACGCCATCTTCATTCTGGCGACCACCGAGCGGCACAAGATTATCCCGACCATCCTTTCGCGCTGCCAGATCTTCGATTTCAACCGCATTCGGGTTGACGATATTCGGAGTCATCTGCGCTACGTAGCCACCCAGGAGCATATTCAGGCCGAAGACGACGCCTTGCACCTGCTGGCCCAAAAAGCCGATGGTGGTTTGCGCGATGCCCTGAGCATGTTCGACCAGATGGTGACGTTCTCGGGCCACGACCTGACCTACAAGGACGTGGTGCAGAACCTGCACATTCTGGACTACGAGTACTATTTCCGGCTGGTCGATGCGTTGCTCAGCGAAAACCTATCGGCTACGCTGCTGCTGCTCGATGAAGTGATGCAGAACGGTTTCGACCTTCACAATTTTGTGGTCGGAGCGGCCGAGCATTTGCGCGGCCTACTGGTGTGCAAAGACCCCGTGACCGTGCAGTTGCTGGAAGTATCCGACAACCTGCGCAACCGTTACGTGCAGCAGGCGCAAGCGGCTCCCCTGTCGTTCTTACTCTCGGCCCTGAACTTGGTGAGCCTCTGCGACCGGGAGTTCAAGCAAGCGAAAAACCAGCGCTTGCACGTAGAGCTGACGTTGATGAAGCTGGCTTATCTGAACGGCGCCGTACAGTTTGCCCGCGATCTTGGGGCCGGCCCAGCCGCATCGAGCAACGGCAGCACCAAATCTTCGTCAGACAACGGCGAGGCGAAAAAAAAAAGTAGCGTAGCTGCCGCTGATGCTCCTACACCCGTGGCAGCCGCGCCGGTAGCGTCAAATGGCCAACTTGTTGCGGAGGGCACCGCTGAAGCGGCAGTTTCCTACAACTCGTCAAATAGCGCGGCACGCGCCAAGGACACAGTTGCGCCAGCCGCTCCGGCAGTTGCCGCTTCACTTCTAGCTACTCCTCATTCTGCACCTGCCGATCCGGAGCCTATAGTACCCATCGAAAGCGGCGTGGAAGAACTGCACGACACGCCTAGCATTGAAGACGAAACGGCCACCGAGGTACCCGCCACTTCCCGGCTGCGCGACACAGTGCCACATGTTGAGATTGGCAAACCCAGCATAGCTGGTCATGAACCGGGGCAGATGCCCGTAACGGCCGCCCCGCTGCCCCCCGGCCTGGTATGCCGCTCATGGGAAAACCTCTGGGACTAA
- a CDS encoding ligand-binding sensor domain-containing protein — MRWVGAQNLASRSYTIADGLPQTVVYAICQDEKGRLWAGTQGGVCSFDGQQFRTLDVRQGLSDNHVTAVAAATDGTLWLGHEYGGISSLQNGQLRRCRARGLGTVGPVRHVYPAGGGIVWVATAGNGLLRLECSPADTVATRYTTKNGLPSDSVNYVGAGPDGQVWVATAKGLVVLSQNPQSQQPVVAAAQAALPVELQQAGVNNFFKVNDTLLWCATNTGLLRASKLAGPLWRIQRFGRKDGLCDDQVLRVIQDRRGRVWAATSSGLSRAVRGSRFTCFGGATTQSATRPTTCWKTGKATCGLCTTTA; from the coding sequence ATGCGTTGGGTTGGGGCGCAAAACTTGGCTTCGCGTTCCTATACCATTGCCGACGGCTTGCCCCAAACTGTAGTCTACGCTATCTGCCAAGACGAGAAAGGACGTTTGTGGGCTGGCACCCAAGGAGGCGTCTGCTCGTTTGACGGCCAGCAGTTTCGCACCCTCGACGTGCGGCAGGGCTTATCAGACAATCACGTAACGGCCGTGGCCGCGGCCACCGATGGCACCTTGTGGCTGGGCCACGAATACGGTGGGATATCGAGCTTGCAGAACGGCCAACTCCGCCGCTGCCGAGCGCGCGGCCTAGGAACCGTGGGGCCCGTGCGGCATGTGTATCCGGCGGGCGGTGGTATTGTGTGGGTAGCTACGGCCGGTAATGGGCTGCTCCGCCTCGAATGCAGTCCTGCCGATACGGTTGCAACTAGATACACTACAAAGAACGGTCTGCCTTCTGATTCAGTGAACTACGTGGGAGCTGGCCCAGATGGGCAAGTGTGGGTAGCTACTGCCAAGGGCTTGGTCGTATTGAGTCAGAATCCTCAAAGTCAGCAACCCGTGGTAGCGGCTGCTCAGGCTGCGCTGCCAGTGGAATTGCAGCAAGCCGGCGTGAACAATTTTTTCAAAGTAAATGACACGCTGCTTTGGTGCGCCACTAACACTGGGCTGCTGCGGGCAAGCAAATTGGCGGGGCCTTTGTGGCGGATACAGCGCTTTGGTAGAAAGGATGGGCTATGTGATGATCAGGTACTGCGGGTAATTCAGGACCGGCGAGGGCGGGTATGGGCTGCCACGTCCAGCGGACTAAGTCGGGCCGTTAGGGGTAGTCGATTTACTTGTTTTGGGGGCGCAACTACCCAGTCAGCGACCAGGCCCACGACTTGCTGGAAGACCGGGAAGGCAACGTGTGGATTGTGCACGACAACGGCCTAA
- a CDS encoding two-component regulator propeller domain-containing protein, which translates to MFWGRNYPVSDQAHDLLEDREGNVWIVHDNGLTQHLADERFTQYTPQDGLPDNQVLAILAVNAREYWIGTRLGIVRFRPGTSNGPLFEPVPLRPGALGQYVRCLFQDRRGQIWLGTRGGGAARYNPATKRWTYFDDVPGLAGQRVYSIAEDARGRVWLATREAGATVFDPATGSFRTFDAHHGGLGTYSLWKVFRDQRGTLWLGTDDIGLVRVNTDHDRFLRVPGQPKRLSIGSISEDQRGNLWLGSIGSGLLRYDGRTMRGYGLEVGLQSNNPYFVQCDSAGRVWLGTNLGLDCFDPRTGRAMSYGLLEGFAGQETNQNAVVLAHGNQLWIGTINGLMHYDPAGAQFNSRAPGSYLTRLRIFLKDTTVRSGLVLPHHLNHLTFDYVGVSLTNPAKVRYQYRLLGSDTRWSDPVSTTSVTYTNLPPGEYDFQMRAANNDGVWNTRPTSFQVTIEPPWWGRWWAYLLYAGVFGALLYGVRRVTQQRERERADRQLERQALEHLQVLDRMKSDFFANISHEFRTPLTLILGPAELLADDPPTNSIQVRQQGSLIVRHARKLLQLINQLLDLSKLEAGALHLNAVPGDAALFGRRLLASFASLADSQHVTLRLQAPAAPVPLVFDPEKLEEILTNLLANALRFTPAGGEVALAIKEELSSAAAPFGAVRFDVCDTGLGISLEHQPRLFERFYQAPALIPVVRELVRAWAWRW; encoded by the coding sequence TTGTTTTGGGGGCGCAACTACCCAGTCAGCGACCAGGCCCACGACTTGCTGGAAGACCGGGAAGGCAACGTGTGGATTGTGCACGACAACGGCCTAACCCAGCACCTCGCCGACGAGCGTTTCACGCAATACACGCCCCAAGACGGCCTGCCCGATAACCAAGTGCTGGCTATTTTGGCAGTAAACGCGCGCGAGTACTGGATTGGGACCCGGCTTGGCATTGTGCGGTTTCGACCGGGTACTAGCAACGGACCGTTGTTTGAGCCTGTGCCGTTGCGGCCCGGCGCGCTCGGGCAATATGTGCGCTGCCTGTTCCAGGACCGGCGCGGCCAAATCTGGCTTGGCACGCGCGGAGGCGGCGCTGCCCGTTACAATCCCGCCACTAAGCGTTGGACGTATTTCGATGACGTGCCAGGCTTGGCGGGGCAGCGCGTATACAGTATTGCCGAAGACGCCCGCGGCCGGGTGTGGCTGGCTACCCGTGAGGCGGGCGCCACTGTATTCGACCCTGCTACCGGCAGCTTTCGCACCTTCGATGCGCACCATGGCGGCCTTGGTACTTACAGCTTGTGGAAGGTCTTCCGGGACCAGCGCGGCACGTTGTGGCTCGGCACCGACGACATTGGGCTGGTGCGCGTCAATACCGACCACGATCGGTTTTTGCGGGTGCCAGGGCAGCCGAAGCGGCTTAGTATTGGCTCTATCAGCGAAGACCAACGCGGCAACTTGTGGTTGGGCAGCATTGGAAGCGGGCTGCTGCGCTACGACGGGCGCACTATGCGCGGGTACGGCCTCGAAGTGGGGCTGCAGTCCAATAACCCGTACTTCGTGCAGTGCGACAGCGCCGGCCGGGTGTGGCTGGGTACCAATTTAGGGCTCGACTGTTTTGATCCGCGCACGGGGCGGGCCATGAGTTATGGGTTGCTTGAAGGCTTTGCGGGGCAGGAAACCAACCAGAACGCCGTGGTACTGGCCCACGGCAATCAACTCTGGATAGGCACCATCAACGGGTTGATGCACTACGACCCGGCCGGTGCGCAGTTCAACTCGCGGGCACCGGGCAGTTACCTAACCCGGCTGCGTATTTTCCTGAAGGACACCACCGTCCGCTCGGGCCTAGTGCTGCCGCACCACCTCAATCACCTCACTTTCGACTATGTAGGCGTAAGCTTGACCAACCCGGCCAAGGTGCGTTATCAGTACCGGCTGCTGGGCTCCGACACCCGCTGGTCTGACCCGGTGTCCACCACATCCGTTACGTATACCAACCTGCCGCCCGGCGAGTACGATTTCCAAATGCGGGCGGCCAACAACGACGGCGTGTGGAACACGCGACCAACCAGCTTCCAAGTGACTATTGAGCCGCCGTGGTGGGGCCGGTGGTGGGCCTATCTGCTGTATGCAGGCGTATTTGGAGCATTACTCTATGGCGTGCGCCGGGTGACGCAGCAGCGGGAGCGGGAACGAGCCGACCGGCAACTGGAACGACAAGCCCTAGAGCATCTGCAAGTCTTGGATCGAATGAAATCCGATTTCTTTGCCAACATCAGCCACGAGTTTCGGACGCCGCTCACCCTCATCCTCGGTCCGGCCGAGTTGCTAGCCGACGACCCACCCACCAATTCAATTCAGGTGCGTCAGCAAGGCAGCTTGATAGTGCGCCACGCCCGCAAATTGCTGCAACTCATCAATCAGTTGCTGGATTTAAGTAAGCTGGAAGCCGGCGCCTTGCACCTGAATGCTGTGCCCGGTGACGCTGCTCTATTTGGTCGTCGGCTGCTGGCGTCCTTTGCCTCGCTGGCTGATAGCCAACACGTAACGTTGCGCCTACAGGCTCCTGCTGCGCCGGTGCCACTCGTTTTCGACCCTGAAAAGCTGGAAGAAATACTCACCAACCTGCTGGCCAACGCGCTGCGCTTCACCCCCGCCGGTGGAGAAGTTGCGCTGGCCATTAAAGAAGAACTGAGCAGCGCAGCAGCGCCGTTTGGCGCGGTGCGCTTCGACGTTTGCGACACTGGCCTGGGTATCAGTCTTGAACATCAGCCTCGCCTATTCGAGCGGTTTTATCAAGCCCCGGCCCTGATACCGGTGGTGCGCGAACTGGTACGGGCTTGGGCTTGGCGCTGGTAA